One region of Phragmites australis chromosome 18, lpPhrAust1.1, whole genome shotgun sequence genomic DNA includes:
- the LOC133898373 gene encoding amino acid permease 3-like, whose protein sequence is MSYTIARLDARGVEVELGAAGDHDHGHTELPKQPVDDDGRPLRTGTVWTASAHIITAVIGSGVLSLAWGVAQLGWAAGPTVMVLFAAVIYYTSTLLAECYRSGDPVFGLRNRTYIDAVRATLGGSKERLCSFIQMSNLFGIGIGVTIAASVSMRAIKRAGCFHERGHKDPCHASTSPYIAIYGLMQIVFSQIPDLDKVWWLSTVAAIMSFSYSTMGISLGVAQIVANRGLKGSLTGVISAGAGVTTMQKVWRSLQAFGNIAFAYGFSIILLEIQDTIKAPPPSEAKVMKKATAVSVAVTTVIYLLCGCVGYAAFGGDAPDNLLTGFGFYEPFWLLDVANAAVVVHLVGTYQVMTQPVFAYVERRAAAAWPRSALVRARDVHVGPVAFTVSPIQLAWRTAYVCVTTAVAMMLPFFGSVVGLIGAVSFWPLTVYFPVEMFIAQRGVARGSARWVLLQSLSAGCLVVSVSAAAGSIAGVVDAFKAQSPFCWTC, encoded by the exons ATGTCCTACACCATAGCGCGCCTTGACGCGCGCGGCGTGGAGGTGGAGCTGGGCGCCGCCGGCGACCACGATCACGGCCACACGGAGCTGCCCAAGCAACCCGTCGACGACGATGGCCGGCCCCTGCGCACGGGCACGGTTTGGACTGCCAGCGCGCACATCATCACGGCAGTGATCGGCTCCGGCGTGCTATCGCTCGCGTGGGGTGTCGCGCAGCTGGGCTGGGCGGCCGGCCCCACCGTGATGGTGCTCTTCGCCGCCGTCATCTACTACACCTCCACCCTCCTCGCCGAGTGCTACCGGTCCGGCGACCCCGTGTTCGGCCTGCGCAACCGCACCTACATCGACGCCGTCCGCGCCACCCTGGGTGGCTCCAAGGAGAGGCTCTGCAGCTTCATCCAGATGTCCAACCTCTTCGGGATCGGAATCGGGGTGACCATTGCCGCCTCCGTCAGCATGCG GGCGATCAAGAGGGCGGGGTGCTTCCATGAGAGAGGGCACAAGGACCCGTGCCATGCCTCGACCAGCCCGTACATTGCCATCTACGGCCTCATGCAGATCGTCTTCTCGCAGATCCCCGACCTGGATAAGGTATGGTGGCTCTCCACCGTTGCGGCCATCATGTCCTTCTCCTACTCCACTATGGGCATCTCCCTAGGCGTCGCGCAGATCGTAG CAAACAGAGGACTCAAGGGCAGCCTCACCGGCGTCATCAGTGCCGGCGCCGGTGTTACCACGATGCAGAAGGTCTGGCGCAGCCTTCAGGCATTCGGGAACATCGCGTTCGCCTACGGCTTCTCCATCATCCTGCTCGAGATCCAG GACACGATAAAGGCACCGCCCCCATCGGAGGCTAAGGTGATGAAGAAGGCGACGGCGGTGAGCGTGGCGGTGACGACGGTGATCTACCTGCTGTGTGGGTGCGTGGGCTATGCGGCGTTCGGCGGCGATGCGCCGGACAACCTCCTCACGGGCTTTGGATTCTACGAGCCCTTCTGGCTGCTCGACGTCGCCAACGCCGCCGTTGTTGTGCACCTTGTCGGCACGTACCAGGTGATGACACAGCCGGTCTTCGCGTACGTCGAGCGGCGGGCCGCCGCCGCGTGGCCCAGAAGCGCGCTCGTCCGCGCGAGGGACGTCCACGTGGGGCCAGTGGCGTTCACCGTGAGCCCGATCCAGCTGGCCTGGCGCACGGCGTATGTGTGCGTGACCACCGCCGTGGCCATGATGTTGCCCTTCTTCGGCTCCGTGGTGGGGCTCATCGGGGCGGTCTCCTTCTGGCCGCTCACCGTGTACTTCCCGGTGGAGATGTTCATCGCGCAGCGTGGGGTGGCGCGGGGTAGTGCGCGGTGGGTGCTCCTACAGTCGCTCAGTGCCGGGTGCCTTGTCGTGTCCGTTTCAGCTGCGGCCGGGTCCATTGCCGGGGTCGTGGACGCGTTCAAGGCGCAGAGCCCGTTCTGTTGGACGTGCTGA